From Trachemys scripta elegans isolate TJP31775 chromosome 18, CAS_Tse_1.0, whole genome shotgun sequence:
ggatgggatgggatgagaGCGGCTGGCCCTTCTGCTCGCGTCAGGCAAGCAGTcccacgctgctgctgctgctaatgccccggggctgggccaggctgctGTTGTATCATGTATTGCATTCGCCCAGGTGAGTGCAGACTATACAGGAAGAACCAGCAGCCACTGAGCAGCCACGGGCTCAGGCTCTGGAGTTTGAGAACCCTGCCTCTGTGCATGCAGCACCGGCTGCTGTGCCCATGACTTCATGAAGCACaaactcccagcatgcactgcactGCCCACTTAGAGTGATGGCAACAGGGGTGAGCTGAGATATGACCTGTCATTCATTATACCCTGCTCCAATTGGCAGAGAAGGGCACGTGACCAGTTTCCTGCCCTTGACTTCCAAGCTGCGTGTTCGGCTGCTGCCAGCgcagggaggagagtgaggggtgGTGCCAGGGGGAGAGTGCGGAACAGGAGAGCCAGGCTGGCTTCCTCCATCTTCACCTTTACCACAAGCCACGGCAGCATCCTTGCCTGTCTCCCAGGGACACGCAGAAGCTTGAAACAGCGTCAGCCAGGGGCCTTCATTTGAGCAAAGCTTCTGTAACCCAAGGAGGGCCCTCACGAAGGAGAAGCAGGTATGTAGACGGGGCCAGAACTGCCGTGCATTTGGGGCCGAgaggaggcagctgcatttcatgtCATCATCCATAGCCATGCCTCACTCAGCCCAAAGGCCAGTGCCACTCTGGCATAGCCGCTAGCTCCCTGCAGCTTGATTGCTGACCCTCCTGGTTAACCCTGGCCTTGAGAGcaggggtcgtggtggataacgGAGACCCTCTAGCGAAAGCcccagggagccagagggagaaTCCAGGCCTCATTTCCAGCACGGCTGCTCAGTCTGGGTCTGCCCTTGGAACCCCCCAACCCCTGTTTGCACTGCAACACACCAAGCTACCTTCCCAGCCAGGCTCCCGGCCAAAGATTTATTCTGGTAGCCAAGTGCACGGTCTCTGTCTGCAGATGCCAGCACCAATTTGTCTCCCCAATGCTGCACAGGAACTCCCAGAGCGATGGCCTTTCACACAAGCTGCACATCCCAGGCCGATCAGTTAGCATGGGTGTTGGAGCAGCCTGTGTCTGCAAACAGCCCTGGCTATCTCCAGCATGACACCTGACCCCATACACAGCTCCCTCTCTGCTCCAGAAGTTAGCCCTGCCCTGTATTACGGCTGCAAAGCAGGGACCCAGCAGCATGCATCAGCCCTGGATGGATGCAGGAGGTAAGATGAGGGAATGCACCCAACTGCGCATGAGGCCTCTGGCTAAAGGTGAGTCCCAGGCTCACCGCTCCTGGATTGGACCATTGGAAAGGGGGCAGCTGCGCACACCCCACTCCTGACCCAAGAACACTAGGGGTCACTGGATTATTTTTAGATAAGCCTTGGAGCCCAGCCTACGGCATCTGCCTCACTGCTTTGGGTGGAGTTGCAATAGCATGAATGGAGCTGACAGGCCAGTTTCTCAGCTCTGCGGCTTGGTGCATGGCCGCTCTGGTTGCAGGGCTAGCCTTTGTCCTGGCTGGGTTCTCCACAGGACGAGCCAGTCACTACCACTACCTAGCGCCACTGTGagctctgtgccctgctgtggCCTCTCTTCAGCAGAGTTCCTTGCATTCCAGAGCCCTGGTCCTCCCTGTCTGGCCTGTCCCTAGATAGCACCAGCACTGGCCAACGCAGCAACTGGGTGACAAAGACTATGCTCCACAATgcccctctcctctgcccctttGCTCCTGTCAGTCCACGTCTTCCCTTTCTCTGCAGCCTTCATTGTTCAATGCTCTGCCCACCCTGCTAACCGCCCCCAGAATCCTGCTGACTTCCTCCCTTCTGGCTTCACCCATAGCTTTCCCCCCGCGCTGATAGAGCCCTGCGTCTCTCCCATACCAGCCCTGTGGTCCCTTCTCAAAACCTGGGCCCCTCCTACTCTGCCCAGAATCCTGACAATGTTTTCCAGCAAAATTCACCACCTGGCAGCCGTTTCCCTCACCCGCCCCTCGACCCCCTtactcctcctctcctccacttaAACATTCCTCCCATTCTTTGGCTCCTTTCCCTTGGCCTACAAGTGGACACTCATCTCTTCCATCCAGAAAAACCTCCCCCCAGTCCCACCTGCCTCTGCAGCCACTggccagctccctccctcccagtctgCAGAAACAGGGTATCTGACACTGAGCTGCAGGTCAActatcgggggtagccatgttagtctggatccacaaaaacaacaaggagtccggtggcaccttaaagactaacagatttatttgagctgCAGGTGTAATCTCTGGTGTGGGCAGACAGATCCAGCTAGCATGCTACGAGGAGCTGTGGCTGCCCAGGCAGTGGGATGGGCTAGCAGCCCCCAGTACAAACCCTGCCTGTGTACAGGGGCTGGCTAGGACCCGCCCCTACACTATTTTCAGTGCTGGACCTTCCCTTGGAGCTAGTGCGGGTCTGTCTACCTGAGCCAGAACGTCCGCTCAAGCGTAGATGTCTGAAGGAGCTTGGGCAGGGCAGCGTAGGGGGGGTAGAGGTGACTGACAGCACCAACAatgcggggaggaggggaaatctgAAGGTAAAAGTAAATGGGGAGAAAACAAGTACAAAGCCCAACTGTTGTCAGCTCTTATGGACAGGCACTGTCTGTTCTTTGTCCAGCACCTCGtgcagtggggccctgggccGGATCTGGTGCTCCTAGGCCCTTTGCTAATACCAGTGATAGAATCTGCCCTGCAGAAGGAGGGGAAGCACGTGTATCAGGGTGACTGTCTGGAAAGCAAGGGGCAGGAGTGAACATGCACCATGGGAACTGGGTGAGCCCAGACGCTCCCTTGGAGAGCCTGCTCCGGGCATTGGCTAGAATAGACTGAAAAGCCAGCAGCCCGGTTCCAGGGCAGAAAAGTCCCCAGCCCCCACAGCAGATACTACAGGCCCCTCTCTCGCAAGCATCCTGTTAGTGAGAGGCTGATGCTACTCCCAGCACTTTAACCCTGcatgccccaagcacctgcgtATCCCACCTCCCCCGCCTCAAAGCCCTCTGCCCTAGCTCTCCATGGCCTTTGCACCCACTGCTGTCCCTGCcttgatggctcctccccctcagcaTCTGTAACAAGCTGcttccttcccagcccagtgcaCGCTCTGCCCCGGGAAAGGATGGCCCAGATGTGCTGCAGAAGCTTGGAAACAGACACGTATTTAATGCATGTAACATCCCATCACAACATGGAAGATAAACCCtctttcccaaccagctccatccttcccctcctgcttttcctgctgggaccccagcccctgggagcagcgcggggcaGCTCAGGCCATCGCGCCACAAAGCACAGGCTTCGTGAAGTGACTGCAGAGCCCTGTGCCGGTGGAGCTCAGCTGTAAGGCACATGTGGTGCAGAGCTGAGGAGGTGCAAAGCGCCCCAGGTCCAAGCCCTCcactgcaagggggaggggggtctgcacaaccccacaggcgctgccccttcACTCAGTCCACTAAGAACTTCTCCCCGCCCGCGTCCTTCCCGGCGCGCCGCCTGCAGGAGTCTGGGAAGAAGTCGGAGCGCAGCAGGCGGGAGAAGTACGTCAGGATCATGGCATCCAGCAGGAAGAGGTTGACTATCAGGAAGGCTCCCTGACCCCGCACCTCCACGTAGCGCACAAAGTACCAGGTCAGGTAGGTCTGGGGCACCAGGCGGAAGAGGAAATACATCACCAGGTTGACGTACTTGTTGATCCTGTAGAGGGTGGGAGCTGGCATGTTGCTCAGCTTCAGCAGCATGCGGATGGTCAGGAAGATGTTGCTCACCTCCACGAAGAGCGACAGCATCCCCGCTGCCACGAAGCGGCCCAGGAAGATCCCGGAGAAGAACGCTGAGATCGCCTGGCAGGGAGGACCCAGACACAGGCGTGAGGCCGGTCGCCTTCCCCTCCACCGCCCTGCCAAGCCCAGGCATGGAGCTGAGTGCCTGACACCAGGCCCACTCCAGAGGAAGGAGATTAGAAGGCAGCCAGCGAGGGGGGAGCCCCTCCAGCTCAGCTGCAGGGCTGTGGGATGGGCCGAGCCATCTCTCAGGAGCGAGCAGATTGGTTGAGCTTCCCGGGGCTCTAGCCACAGTTGCATGGCCACCCCCCTCTCACAAGGTTAGTCTAACCCAGCTGGTGTCCCAGCCCGGATGTACTAACCGATCTTTCTGTGCATGGGAGGTGGGCAGGTCCCTTGGGCTCTTTTCACCACCTCCAGCTCTACTCCCCAGGGAATCACTCGTGTGTCCTGTTGACTGCCCCATTTGGCCGGTTCCGGCTTCTGCATGCCCACCCTGCTGAGCACACCTGCCACGCAAGGAAAGCTGCAGGTGAGACTCGGGCAGGGAGCTGCTCCGGATCTGGGCTTGCAAAGCA
This genomic window contains:
- the TLCD1 gene encoding TLC domain-containing protein 1, translated to MGPWLRAAGLVLGSTLLFKALQRGLRRLPLPAHVCRDPTRAWRWRNLLVSFVHSVVTGLWAVLCVWQVPEMLMDIENVSSTSGYLLLCFSAGYFIHDTLDIIVSHQSRASWEYLVHHAMAISAFFSGIFLGRFVAAGMLSLFVEVSNIFLTIRMLLKLSNMPAPTLYRINKYVNLVMYFLFRLVPQTYLTWYFVRYVEVRGQGAFLIVNLFLLDAMILTYFSRLLRSDFFPDSCRRRAGKDAGGEKFLVD